GAACCCAGGTCGCACACGGTGTGATCGCGGTCGACGGGGTGTCGGTGGAGTTCGATGGTCGCTCCGTGCTCGAGGACGTCACGCTGGAGCTGAGCGCCCCCACGATCGCCGTGATCGGAGCGAACGGGTCGGGGAAGTCGACGTTCGTGCGGCTTCTGAACGGGCTGGTGGCACCGAGCCGCGGTCACGTGTCGGTACACGGGATCGATCCGCAGCGGGATCGGGCGGACCTCCGCAGGCGTGTGGGGTTCGTGTTCACCAATCCCGACGCGCAGATCCTCATGCCGACACCGGCTGAAGATCTCGCGCTCTCGGTGCGCGGGCGTCCGAAAGCAGAGGCGGACGCGCTGGTGCGCGAGGCGCTCGACGCGCATGGTCTGGCGGGCCACGCC
Above is a window of Microbacterium aurugineum DNA encoding:
- a CDS encoding energy-coupling factor ABC transporter ATP-binding protein, which codes for MAGRTQVAHGVIAVDGVSVEFDGRSVLEDVTLELSAPTIAVIGANGSGKSTFVRLLNGLVAPSRGHVSVHGIDPQRDRADLRRRVGFVFTNPDAQILMPTPAEDLALSVRGRPKAEADALVREALDAHGLAGHADVPASSLSGGQKQMLALASVLITEPELIVADEPTTLLDLRNARRIGDLLLAQPSQVVVVTHDLELAARCEAVVLFEEGRVSTVGEPATVIEAYRRACA